In a genomic window of Meleagris gallopavo isolate NT-WF06-2002-E0010 breed Aviagen turkey brand Nicholas breeding stock chromosome 1, Turkey_5.1, whole genome shotgun sequence:
- the CCDC58 gene encoding coiled-coil domain-containing protein 58 produces the protein TLISIKILNCAFFTVQLSWVSNFFFLICFYLIQELLRVMRTIDDRIVHELNTTIPTASFVGKVDASQTCKELYQSLMEAHTSRERIIKNCIAQTSSVVKTLREEREKAQDDVALLKQLRKEQTKLKLMQSELNVEEVVNDRSWKVFNERCRIHYKPPKSQ, from the exons ACcttaatttctattaaaatactGAACTGTGCTTTTTTTACTGTACAACTCTCTTGggtaagcaattttttttttttaatttgtttttatttaatacagGAGTTGCTCAGGGTGATGAGGACAATTGATGACAGAATCGTCCATGAATTAAACACTACAATTCCTACAGCCTCCTTTGTAGGGAAAGTTGATGCCAGCCAGACATGTAAAGAGCTCTACCAATCT CTTATGGAAGCTCACACCAGCCGAGAGAGAATCATCAAAAACTGCATTGCTCAGACTTCCAGTGTAGTGAAAACTCTcagagaagagagggagaaggcACAGGATGATGTAGCATTATTAAAGCAACTCAGGAAAGAGCAGACAAAG TTGAAATTGATGCAGTCGGAGCTGAATGTTGAAGAAGTGGTAAATGACAGAAGCTGGAAG GTATTTAATGAGCGTTGCCGAATTCATTACAAGCCTCCGAAGAGTCAATGA
- the CASR gene encoding extracellular calcium-sensing receptor, producing MGEQVDFDEFGDLVGNYSIINWHLSPEDGSVIFEEVGHYNVYAKKGERLFINENKILWSGFSKEVPFSNCSMDCLPGTRKGIIEGEPTCCFECVDCPDGEYSDETDASACDKCPEDYWSNENHTSCIPKQIEFLSWTEPFGIALTLFAVLGIFLTSFVLGVFTKFRNTPIVKATNRELSYLLLFSLLCCFSSSLFFIGEPQNWTCRLRQPAFGISFVLCISCILVKTNCVLLVFEAKIPTSLYRKWWGLNLQFLLVFLFTFVQIVICVIWLYTAPPSSYRNHELEDEIIFITCHEGSLMALGFLIGYTCLLAAICFFFAFKSRKLPENFNEAKFITFSMLIFFIVWISFIPAYASTYGKFVSAVEVIAILAASFGLLACIFFNKVYIILFKPSRNTIEEVRCSTAAHAFKVAARATLRRSNVSRKRSNSLGGSTGSTPSSSISSKSNHEDPFPLPASAERQRQQQRRCKQKVSSGSGMVTLSLSFEEPQKNAMANRNAKRRNSLEAQNSDDSLMRHRALLALQNSKSLSAEPGFQTASSPETSSQESVVGDNKEEVPNPEAEPSLPSANSRNFIGTGGSSVTENTVHS from the exons ATGGGGGAGCAAGTGGACTTTGATGAGTTTGGAGACCTGGTAGGGAATTACTCAATAATCAACTGGCATCTCTCTCCAGAGGATGGCTCAGTCATCTTTGAGGAGGTTGGGCACTACAATGTGTATGCCAAGAAAGGGGAGAGGCTCTTTatcaatgaaaacaaaatcctgtGGAGTGGATTCTCAAAGGAG GTGCCCTTCTCTAACTGCAGCATGGACTGCCTGCCAGGCACCAGGAAGGGCATTATTGAAGGAGAGCCCACATGCTGCTTCGAGTGTGTGGACTGCCCTGATGGGGAATACAGTGATGAAACAG ATGCAAGTGCTTGTGACAAGTGCCCTGAGGATTACTGGTCTAATGAGAACCACACATCCTGCATCCCCAAGCAGATAGAGTTTCTATCCTGGACAGAACCCTTTGGAATTGCTTTAACTCTCTTTGCTGTGCTGGGAATTTTCCTGACTTCTTTTGTCCTGGGAGTCTTCACCAAATTTCGCAACACTCCCATCGTCAAGGCCACAAACCGAGAGCTGTCttacctcctcctcttctccttgctctgctgcttctccagctcATTGTTCTTCATTGGAgagccccagaactggactTGCCGTCTGCGGCAGCCAGCTTTTGGCATCAGCTTTGTCCTCTGCATCTCCTGCATCCTAGTGAAAACCAATTGCGTCCTGCTTGTCTTCGAGGCAAAGATCCCCACAAGCCTCTACCGAAAGTGGTGGGGCCTCAACCTCCAGTTCCTCCTGGTCTTCTTGTTCACATTTGTGCAGATTGTCATCTGCGTGATTTGGCTCTACACAGCCCCACCATCCAGTTATCGAAACCATGAGCTGGAGGATGAAATTATCTTCATCACCTGCCACGAAGGCTCCTTGATGGCCCTTGGGTTCCTCATTGGCTACACCTGTCTCCTGGCAGCCATCTGCTTCTTCTTTGCCTTTAAGTCTCGAAAACTGCCTGAGAACTTCAATGAAGCCAAGTTCATCACCTTCAGCATGCTGATCTTCTTCATTGTCTGGATCTCTTTCATCCCAGCTTATGCCAGCACATATGGCAAGTTTGTCTCTGCTGTGGAGGTGATTGCAATACTGGCTGCCAGCTTTGGGCTTCTGGCCTGCATCTTCTTTAACAAAGTCTACATCATCCTCTTCAAGCCTTCCCGCAACACCATTGAGGAGGTacgctgcagcacagctgcccacgCTTTCAAGGTGGCTGCCAGGGCCACACTGAGACGCAGCAATGTGTCACGCAAGCGTTCCAACAGCCTCGGAGGTTCCACTGGTTCCACCCCATCCTCCTCCATCAGCAGCAAGAGCAACCATGAAGACCCTTTTCCTCTACCGGCTTCTGCTGAGCGGCAGCGGCAGCAGCAGCGTCGGTGCAAGCAGAAGGTCAGCTCTGGGAGTGGCATGGTCACCTTGTCACTGAGTTTTGAGGAGCCACAGAAGAACGCCATGGCCAACAGGAACGCCAAGCGCAGGAACTCCCTGGAGGCCCAGAACAGTGATGACAGCCTGATGCGGCACAGAGCCCTGCTCGCTCTACAGAACAGCAAGTCCctcagtgctgagcctggctTCCAGACAGCATCCAGCCCAGAGACCAGTTCACAGGAGTCGGTGGTGGGAGACAACAAAGAAGAGGTACCAAACCCTGAGGCAGAGCCCTCCTTGCCATCAGCTAACTCCCGAAATTTTATAGGCACTGGAGGCAGCTCTGTCACAGAAAACACAGTACATTCCTAA
- the LOC100546481 gene encoding cystatin-B has protein sequence MLCGGVSKAQPATSETQKIADEVKHQLEEKEGKTFDVFTAVEFKTQLVAGTNYFIKVHVGNDEFMHLRVFRSLPHEDKPLSLHGYQSSKTKHDELAYF, from the exons ATGTTGTGCGGGGGCGTCTCCAAGGCCCAGCCCGCCACCAGCGAGACGCAGAAGATCGCGGACGAG GTGAAGCATCAgctagaagagaaagaagggaaaacctTTGATGTCTTCACTGCAGTTGAGTTCAAAACTCAGTTGGTGGCAGGGACAAACTACTTCATCAAG GTCCATGTTGGCAATGATGAATTCATGCATCTGCGGGTGTTCAGAAGCCTTCCTCACGAGGACAAACCATTGAGTCTTCATGGATATCAGAGCAGCAAGACCAAACATGATGAACTGGCCTATTTCTAG
- the LOC100547866 gene encoding cystatin-A yields MMTGGLSDPKPATPEVQHLADQVKPQLESRENETYNIFTAIIYRTQVVAGINYFIKVQSSDNEYIHLRIFQALPQENQDPSLTDYQTGKTRDDPLVYF; encoded by the exons ATGATGACCGGGGGCTTGTCTGACCCTAAACCTGCTACTCCAGAGGTCCAGCATCTTGCTGACCAG GTGAAGCCACAATTAGAAAGCAGGGAGAATGAGACCTATAACATCTTTACAGCCATAATATACCGGACTCAAGTGGTTGCTGGAATCAACTATTTCATTAAG GTCCAAAGTTCTGATAATGAGTACATCCACTTAAGAATATTTCAAGCCCTTCCTCAGGAGAACCAAGATCCCAGCCTTACCGATTATCAGACTGGCAAAACCAGAGATGATCCTCTGGTCTACTTCTGA